The following proteins come from a genomic window of Lolium rigidum isolate FL_2022 chromosome 5, APGP_CSIRO_Lrig_0.1, whole genome shotgun sequence:
- the LOC124656165 gene encoding SH3 and multiple ankyrin repeat domains protein 2-like, giving the protein MDEGDTPEPGPHHHPPPPPPAHPDKRQRRPNVRLAGSVALPSHLPHPRRVPIIPVSRPRYRKPHHHNPSAKTPSPPKSSSPSTAFDDLVLAAAFPRKPRVLEQQQEEVVDVADWLWGLGMGRYAAAFQAHEVDGDVLPCLTMDDLRDMGIGAVGARRKLFCAIQRLRYPPPPPTSRR; this is encoded by the coding sequence ATGGACGAGGGAGACACTCCGGAGCCCGGGCCCCACCAccacccgccaccgccgccgccggcgcaccCCGACAAGCGGCAGCGCCGCCCCAACGTCCGGCTTGCCGGCTCCGTAGCCTTACCGTCGCACCTCCCCCACCCACGCCGCGTCCCAATTATCCCCGTCTCTAGGCCCCGCTACCGCAAACCCCACCACCACAACCCCTCGGCAAAAACCCCAAGCCCCCCAAAATCCTCAAGCCCCAGCACCGCTTTCGACGACCTCGTCCTCGCGGCCGCCTTCCCCCGTAAGCCTAGGGTTctggagcagcagcaggaggaggtggtcgacGTGGCGGACTGGTTGTGGGGCCTGGGGATGGGGCGCTACGCCGCCGCGTTCCAGGCGCACGAGGTGGATGGCGACGTGCTGCCCTGCCTCACCATGGACGACCTCCGCGACATGGGAATCGGCGCCGTCGGAGCACGGCGCAAGCTCTTCTGCGCCATCCAGAGGCTGCGGTATCCTCCGCCGCCTCCGACCTCAAGGAGGTGA